In Spinacia oleracea cultivar Varoflay chromosome 5, BTI_SOV_V1, whole genome shotgun sequence, a single window of DNA contains:
- the LOC130461050 gene encoding uncharacterized protein isoform X1, whose protein sequence is MGDEEKQPTQPRYEAFSKYYLHPSEGTGTVISPILLRGNNYDQCVRSLRNNLKAKNKLGFIDGTIFEPEPTSEEYEQWGLLMMDPFPSLNIAYAKVATDERHHTVVEAQEARPDNVGFAASGSASGRLVPFGKTATGDESRVCSHCGEKGHEKARCFKLHGYPDWWVGGRGGRTGGRGGRSGGRGGRGCGGFTGNTGTRTGDASSSQPLGESDRQSVPTLSDSQFVQLMSVVDGAKSTNEHLNGPHFEEPDWSGGAV, encoded by the exons ATGGGCGACGAAGAGAAGCAACCTACACAACCTCGCTATGAAGCTTTCTCTAAATATTATCTTCATCCATCTGAGGGTACGGGTACTGTGATTAGCCCTATTCTACTAAGGGGAAACAACTACGACCAGTGTGTGCGATCTCTCCGCAATAATCTGAAAGCCAAGAACAAATTGGGGTTTATTGATGGCACCATCTTCGAACCTGAACCGACATCCGAAGAATACGAACAATGGG GTCTCTTAATGATGGACCCTTTTCCCTCTTTGAATATTGCTTATGCTAAGGTAGCTACTGATGAGCGCCACCATACTGTTGTCGAGGCCCAAGAAGCTCGGCCTGACAATGTTGGTTTTGCAGCAAGTGGTTCGGCTAGTGGTCGTCTTGTTCCTTTTGGAAAGACGGCTACTGGAGACGAGTCGCGAGTCTGTTCTCATTGTGGTGAAAAGGGCCATGAAAAGGCTCGGTGTTTCAAGCTCCATGGATACCCAGATTGGTGGGTTGGAGGACGTGGCGGCCGTACTGGTGGTCGCGGTGGACGCTCTGGTGGGCGTGGTGGACGAGGCTGTGGTGGCTTTACCGGCAATACAGGTACACGAACTGGTGATGCTTCCTCTTCACAGCCCCTTGGTGAGTCAGATCGCCAAAGTGTTCCTACTCTCAGTGATTCTCAATTCGTTCAACTCATGTCTGTTGTCGATGGTGCTAAGTCCACTAATGAACATTTGAATG GACCACACTTTGAGGAACCTGATTGGAGCGGGGGTGCAGTGTGA
- the LOC130461050 gene encoding uncharacterized protein isoform X2, with product MGDEEKQPTQPRYEAFSKYYLHPSEGTGTVISPILLRGNNYDQCVRSLRNNLKAKNKLGFIDGTIFEPEPTSEEYEQWGLLMMDPFPSLNIAYAKVATDERHHTVVEAQEARPDNVGFAASGSASGRLVPFGKTATGDESRVCSHCGEKGHEKARCFKLHGYPDWWVGGRGGRTGGRGGRSGGRGGRGCGGFTGNTGTRTGDASSSQPLGPHFEEPDWSGGAV from the exons ATGGGCGACGAAGAGAAGCAACCTACACAACCTCGCTATGAAGCTTTCTCTAAATATTATCTTCATCCATCTGAGGGTACGGGTACTGTGATTAGCCCTATTCTACTAAGGGGAAACAACTACGACCAGTGTGTGCGATCTCTCCGCAATAATCTGAAAGCCAAGAACAAATTGGGGTTTATTGATGGCACCATCTTCGAACCTGAACCGACATCCGAAGAATACGAACAATGGG GTCTCTTAATGATGGACCCTTTTCCCTCTTTGAATATTGCTTATGCTAAGGTAGCTACTGATGAGCGCCACCATACTGTTGTCGAGGCCCAAGAAGCTCGGCCTGACAATGTTGGTTTTGCAGCAAGTGGTTCGGCTAGTGGTCGTCTTGTTCCTTTTGGAAAGACGGCTACTGGAGACGAGTCGCGAGTCTGTTCTCATTGTGGTGAAAAGGGCCATGAAAAGGCTCGGTGTTTCAAGCTCCATGGATACCCAGATTGGTGGGTTGGAGGACGTGGCGGCCGTACTGGTGGTCGCGGTGGACGCTCTGGTGGGCGTGGTGGACGAGGCTGTGGTGGCTTTACCGGCAATACAGGTACACGAACTGGTGATGCTTCCTCTTCACAGCCCCTTG GACCACACTTTGAGGAACCTGATTGGAGCGGGGGTGCAGTGTGA